From the Oceanicaulis alexandrii DSM 11625 genome, one window contains:
- a CDS encoding (deoxy)nucleoside triphosphate pyrophosphohydrolase, with translation MTSNLLLVVACALVDPDGRVLLAQRPTGKQHAGLWEFPGGKVEPGETPEQALVRELREELGIEPCEQCLQPFAFASETLEGGGHLLMPLFVCRRWDGFINPTEGQKIVWTRPDQFREYPMPPADKPLAAELRDRLVGARVG, from the coding sequence ATGACTTCAAACCTGTTGCTTGTGGTGGCGTGTGCGCTTGTTGACCCGGACGGGCGCGTCCTGCTGGCCCAGCGCCCGACCGGCAAACAGCATGCAGGCCTGTGGGAGTTCCCGGGCGGCAAGGTTGAACCGGGTGAAACGCCTGAACAGGCGCTTGTGCGCGAATTGCGTGAAGAGCTGGGGATCGAGCCATGCGAGCAATGCCTGCAGCCTTTCGCCTTTGCATCCGAAACGCTCGAGGGCGGCGGACATCTTCTGATGCCGCTATTTGTCTGTCGACGCTGGGACGGGTTCATCAACCCCACAGAGGGCCAAAAGATCGTCTGGACGCGGCCCGATCAGTTTCGCGAGTATCCGATGCCGCCCGCCGACAAGCCGCTTGCGGCGGAATTGCGCGACAGGCTGGTCGGTGCGCGCGTCGGCTGA
- the secA gene encoding preprotein translocase subunit SecA, with protein MLNIARKLFGSSNDREVKRMRPMVDQINALEPDFQGLDDAALAQKTVEFRERHENGESLDKLLPEAFAAVREAAKRALGQRHYDVQLMGGIVLHRGNIAEMRTGEGKTLVSTLAAYLNALPGKGVHVVTVNDYLAQRDSEWMGRVFAKLGMTTGVIIHGMSDPERRAAYGCDITYGTNNELGFDYLRDNMKYALNDMVQFGGRPLEKAEHHFAIVDEVDSILIDEARTPLIISGQTEDRTDFYKTIDQIIPMLDDEDFTIDEKARSCTFTEEGNEHIEQLLKERELLDGDADLYDIENISVVHHVNQGLKAHKLFVRDKDYIVREGKVVLIDEFTGRMMPGRRLSDGLHQAIEAKETVEIQPENQTLASITFQNYFRLYKKLGGMTGTAATEADEFHDIYKLGVNEIPTNRPVQRIDEEDELYRTEDEKFQAILKAIEEAHAKNQPVLVGTVSIEKSERLSDFLKKKKIVHQVLNARYHEQEAGIIAQAGAPGAVTIATNMAGRGTDIQLGGNVDYNLQEWVDAEKAAGREPDDAALKAKREQFEAEVADKKQQALDAGGLFVIGTERHESRRIDNQLRGRSGRQGDPGRSAFFLSVEDDLLRIFAPERLDGIMRTLGLKEGEAIQHPWMSKAVETSQKKVEQRNYDIRKNILKYDDVMNDQRKAIFEQRIEFMTAKDVSDVITDMRETTVEDLVTQHIPPRAYADQWNIDGLNEEVVKHFNLELPIKEWAAEEGIADEEMRERLMKVVDETYAEKAANIGPELMRRIEKQILLQTIDQNWRDHLQNLDALRSAVGLRGYAQRDPLNEFKTEAFELFEHLLDQLRYETTRVLFHLRMAQSSPAPEAPQPPKNIQAQHIDPQTGRNEMDDSDARPAQSTPSPTATRVAAQSVDPKDPGTWGRVPRNAACPCGSGKKYKHCHGAIGQA; from the coding sequence ATGCTCAACATCGCCCGCAAGCTTTTCGGCTCCTCCAATGACCGCGAGGTCAAGCGCATGCGTCCCATGGTGGACCAGATCAATGCGCTGGAGCCAGACTTTCAGGGGCTCGATGACGCAGCTTTGGCGCAGAAAACCGTCGAGTTCCGCGAGCGCCATGAAAACGGCGAAAGCCTGGACAAGCTCCTGCCTGAAGCGTTCGCCGCTGTGCGCGAAGCCGCCAAGCGCGCCCTGGGACAACGCCATTACGATGTGCAGCTGATGGGCGGCATCGTGCTGCACCGGGGCAATATCGCCGAGATGCGCACGGGTGAAGGCAAGACGCTGGTCTCTACCCTCGCCGCCTATCTCAACGCCCTGCCGGGCAAGGGCGTGCACGTGGTGACGGTGAACGATTACCTCGCCCAGCGTGACTCTGAATGGATGGGCCGGGTCTTCGCCAAGCTGGGCATGACCACCGGCGTGATCATCCATGGCATGAGCGATCCCGAGCGCCGCGCCGCCTATGGCTGCGACATCACCTACGGCACCAACAACGAACTGGGCTTTGACTATCTGCGCGACAACATGAAGTACGCGCTCAACGACATGGTCCAGTTTGGCGGCCGGCCGCTTGAAAAGGCGGAGCACCATTTCGCCATCGTCGACGAAGTGGACTCCATCCTGATCGACGAAGCGCGCACGCCGCTGATCATTTCGGGACAGACCGAAGACCGCACCGATTTTTACAAGACCATCGACCAGATCATCCCGATGCTGGACGATGAGGACTTCACCATCGACGAAAAGGCCCGCTCGTGCACCTTCACTGAAGAAGGCAACGAGCATATCGAACAGCTGCTGAAAGAACGCGAGCTGCTCGATGGCGACGCCGACCTCTACGACATCGAGAACATCTCTGTCGTCCACCACGTCAACCAGGGCCTGAAGGCGCACAAGCTGTTCGTGCGCGACAAGGATTACATCGTTCGCGAGGGCAAAGTCGTCCTGATCGATGAGTTTACGGGCCGCATGATGCCGGGCCGCCGTCTGTCGGATGGTCTGCACCAGGCCATCGAAGCCAAGGAAACCGTCGAAATTCAGCCTGAGAACCAGACGCTGGCCTCGATCACCTTCCAGAACTATTTCCGCCTGTACAAGAAGCTCGGCGGCATGACCGGCACCGCCGCCACCGAGGCGGACGAATTTCATGACATCTACAAGCTGGGCGTGAATGAAATTCCGACCAATCGCCCGGTGCAGCGGATTGATGAGGAAGACGAGCTTTACCGGACCGAGGACGAAAAATTCCAGGCCATTCTCAAAGCCATCGAAGAAGCCCACGCCAAAAACCAGCCGGTTCTGGTGGGCACGGTGTCGATCGAGAAATCCGAGCGCCTGTCAGACTTCCTCAAGAAGAAGAAGATCGTTCACCAGGTTCTGAACGCGCGCTATCACGAGCAGGAAGCCGGCATCATCGCCCAGGCCGGCGCGCCAGGGGCTGTGACCATCGCGACCAACATGGCCGGCCGCGGCACCGACATCCAGCTTGGCGGCAATGTGGACTACAATCTGCAAGAATGGGTGGATGCGGAAAAAGCCGCCGGTCGCGAACCCGATGACGCAGCGCTGAAAGCCAAGCGCGAGCAGTTCGAAGCGGAAGTCGCCGACAAGAAACAACAGGCGCTGGACGCGGGCGGCTTGTTCGTCATTGGCACAGAGCGCCATGAAAGCCGCCGCATCGACAACCAGCTGCGCGGTCGTTCGGGCCGTCAGGGCGATCCGGGTCGCTCCGCCTTCTTCTTGTCCGTTGAAGACGATCTGTTGCGCATCTTCGCGCCGGAACGCCTGGACGGCATCATGCGCACGCTCGGCCTGAAAGAAGGCGAAGCCATTCAGCACCCCTGGATGTCGAAAGCTGTGGAGACCAGCCAGAAAAAAGTCGAGCAGCGCAACTACGACATCCGCAAGAACATCCTCAAATACGATGATGTGATGAATGATCAGCGCAAGGCGATCTTCGAACAGCGCATCGAGTTCATGACCGCCAAAGACGTCTCTGACGTCATAACCGACATGCGCGAGACCACGGTCGAGGACCTGGTCACCCAGCATATCCCGCCGCGCGCCTATGCTGACCAGTGGAATATCGACGGGCTCAACGAAGAGGTGGTCAAGCACTTCAATCTCGAGCTCCCGATCAAGGAGTGGGCCGCCGAGGAAGGCATCGCGGACGAAGAGATGCGCGAGCGCCTGATGAAGGTCGTCGACGAGACCTATGCTGAAAAGGCCGCCAATATCGGACCGGAGCTGATGCGCCGGATCGAAAAGCAGATCCTCTTGCAGACCATCGACCAGAACTGGCGCGACCATTTGCAGAACCTGGACGCTCTGCGCTCGGCTGTGGGCCTGCGCGGTTACGCCCAGCGCGATCCGCTCAACGAATTCAAGACCGAAGCGTTTGAGCTGTTTGAGCACCTGCTTGACCAGCTGCGCTATGAAACCACGCGCGTCCTGTTCCATCTGCGCATGGCGCAAAGCTCGCCCGCGCCCGAAGCGCCGCAACCGCCCAAGAACATCCAGGCTCAGCACATCGACCCGCAGACGGGCCGGAACGAGATGGATGACAGCGACGCCCGCCCCGCACAATCCACTCCATCCCCGACCGCCACGCGCGTCGCCGCCCAAAGCGTTGACCCCAAGGATCCGGGCACCTGGGGCCGCGTGCCGCGCAACGCCGCCTGCCCGTGCGGCTCAGGCAAGAAGTACAAGCATTGCCACGGCGCCATCGGCCAAGCCTGA
- a CDS encoding acetyl-CoA carboxylase carboxyltransferase subunit alpha, producing the protein MSDTTRTYLDFERPIAELDAKIEELESVLSRNGEDAPDAADEIAKLRQKSSDQLKSMYSKLDAWRKTMVARHPERPHLRDYISGLVTDFEDLAGDRRFGEDHAIVGGLGRLKGRPVVIMGHEKGHDTQTRLKHNFGMARPEGYRKAMRLMDLAERFDLPVVTLVDTAGAYPGIGAEERGQAEAIARSTERCLTLGTPMVSVVTGEGGSGGAVALASANTVMMLEHSIYSVISPEGCASILWRDGARARDAALAMKVSAQDLIELKIIDSIIEEPLGGAHRDRADTIRRVGDAVETALASLDGLSPAELRQRRRDRFLTIGRSLLET; encoded by the coding sequence ATGTCAGATACAACGCGCACCTATCTCGATTTCGAACGGCCGATCGCCGAGCTTGACGCCAAGATTGAAGAACTTGAAAGCGTCCTGTCCCGGAACGGCGAAGACGCGCCGGATGCGGCGGACGAGATCGCCAAACTGCGGCAGAAGTCGTCCGATCAGCTCAAATCGATGTACTCCAAGCTCGACGCCTGGCGCAAAACCATGGTGGCGCGTCATCCCGAGCGTCCGCACCTGCGCGATTATATTTCCGGCCTTGTGACGGATTTCGAAGATCTGGCCGGTGATCGCCGCTTTGGGGAAGACCATGCGATCGTGGGCGGTCTGGGCCGTCTGAAAGGCCGTCCGGTCGTGATCATGGGCCATGAAAAGGGCCATGACACCCAGACCCGCCTCAAGCACAATTTCGGCATGGCGCGCCCAGAAGGGTATCGCAAGGCCATGCGTCTGATGGACCTGGCGGAACGTTTTGATTTGCCGGTGGTCACTTTGGTGGATACGGCGGGCGCCTATCCCGGCATTGGCGCGGAAGAACGCGGCCAGGCTGAAGCGATCGCCCGCTCCACCGAGCGCTGCCTGACGCTGGGCACGCCTATGGTCAGCGTGGTTACCGGCGAAGGCGGATCAGGCGGCGCTGTGGCGCTGGCGTCCGCCAACACGGTGATGATGCTGGAGCACTCGATCTATTCGGTGATCTCGCCTGAAGGCTGCGCGTCCATTCTCTGGCGCGACGGCGCTCGCGCCCGTGACGCAGCGCTCGCCATGAAAGTCAGCGCGCAGGATTTGATCGAGCTCAAGATCATCGACTCAATCATCGAGGAGCCGCTGGGCGGCGCGCACCGCGATCGCGCAGACACCATCCGGCGGGTGGGGGATGCGGTTGAGACCGCACTGGCGAGCCTTGACGGGTTGAGCCCCGCTGAGTTGCGCCAGCGCCGCCGGGATCGCTTCCTGACTATTGGTCGTTCGCTTCTGGAGACCTGA
- a CDS encoding GNAT family N-acetyltransferase: protein MSDIRLSRLEPDQFDAVNAMILRSKAYWGYGEDMMAKMETVLRLDPDAAREGRAIAAWTDDVPLGLAQISAPRDETVGRCVMLDLLFISPDAIGSGLGKRLYDWALDQARMADADVLQILSDPNARGFYTAMGASFIEDRPSRLIPGRSLPWLEHRLA from the coding sequence ATGTCTGACATACGCCTTTCACGCCTGGAGCCGGATCAGTTTGACGCCGTCAACGCCATGATCCTGCGCTCCAAGGCGTATTGGGGTTATGGCGAGGACATGATGGCCAAGATGGAAACGGTGCTGCGGCTCGACCCCGACGCCGCGCGAGAAGGTCGCGCCATCGCCGCGTGGACCGATGACGTCCCGCTCGGGCTGGCGCAAATCAGCGCCCCCCGTGACGAGACTGTCGGGCGTTGCGTCATGCTCGATTTGCTGTTCATTTCCCCCGACGCCATCGGGTCGGGTCTCGGCAAGCGTCTTTACGACTGGGCGCTGGATCAAGCGCGTATGGCGGACGCCGATGTCCTGCAAATCCTGTCAGACCCGAACGCACGCGGGTTTTATACCGCGATGGGCGCCAGCTTCATCGAGGACCGCCCCTCCAGGCTTATCCCGGGCAGAAGCCTGCCCTGGCTGGAGCACCGGCTCGCCTGA
- a CDS encoding ComF family protein, with protein MGLWRVCANLIWPPLCPITGDPVAAPGELSAKAWSQVRFLDAPWCESCGLPFDYPIGKGALCGACAAQEPACRRMRSAFVYDAESRRLVLMLKHAGRTDGLKVFGRWMARAGRDALDGADGLIPIPLHASRLRRRRFNQSFLLARAVSEVTSLPVEPNLVLRTRATPSQGGLSGKARQRNVAGAFRIQKNAKPFIEGRRFVLVDDVHTTGATLQACARVLKRAGAEDVTAITLARVVKPVDPLT; from the coding sequence TTGGGGCTGTGGCGCGTCTGCGCGAATCTGATCTGGCCACCGCTATGTCCCATCACCGGCGATCCGGTTGCGGCGCCCGGAGAATTGTCCGCCAAGGCCTGGTCGCAGGTACGCTTTCTGGACGCCCCCTGGTGTGAGAGCTGCGGGCTGCCGTTTGATTATCCCATCGGCAAAGGCGCGCTGTGCGGAGCTTGTGCGGCGCAAGAGCCGGCGTGCCGGCGGATGCGGTCGGCCTTTGTGTATGACGCCGAGAGCCGACGTCTGGTCCTGATGCTCAAGCATGCGGGGCGGACCGACGGGCTAAAAGTCTTTGGCCGCTGGATGGCGCGCGCAGGGCGCGATGCGCTGGACGGGGCGGATGGGCTGATTCCCATTCCGCTGCACGCCAGCCGGTTGCGTCGCCGCCGGTTCAACCAGTCTTTTCTACTGGCGCGCGCGGTGTCTGAGGTCACCTCACTGCCTGTGGAGCCGAACCTGGTGTTGCGGACACGCGCCACGCCCAGTCAGGGCGGGCTCAGCGGCAAGGCGCGCCAGCGCAACGTGGCGGGCGCGTTCCGTATTCAGAAAAATGCGAAACCTTTCATCGAGGGGCGGCGTTTTGTCCTTGTGGACGATGTGCATACCACCGGCGCGACACTGCAGGCGTGTGCAAGGGTTCTTAAACGCGCCGGCGCCGAAGATGTGACCGCGATCACGCTGGCGCGCGTTGTTAAACCTGTGGACCCGCTTACATAA
- a CDS encoding site-specific tyrosine recombinase XerD yields the protein MSARSIDLFLDMMAAERGAARNTLDAYRRDLEDAAARLGGRGVGLEQAQTRDVEALLSDLAADGLSPATAARRLSALKRYYRFLLKEGLRGDDPAKTLSGPKKPRPLPKVLSESEVEALFDAAERMEGAEGLRLRALLELLYAGGLRVSELVTLPLSGFARSERCLIVTGKGGKDRLIPLTDAALEAVDAYKAVRAEHLPHPKAPAYAIAARYLFPSRTARGGHLTRERFAQRLKELTMVAGLDPQRVSPHVMRHAFATHLLANGADLRSVQTLLGHADVSTTEIYTHVLEARLKALVHDAHPLSHDETGSEG from the coding sequence GTGAGCGCGCGCTCGATTGATCTCTTCCTCGACATGATGGCGGCTGAGCGCGGCGCCGCTCGCAATACGCTCGACGCCTATCGCCGCGATCTTGAAGACGCCGCCGCGCGTCTGGGCGGGCGCGGTGTCGGTCTTGAACAGGCGCAAACCCGTGATGTGGAAGCCTTGCTTTCAGATCTCGCCGCGGACGGTCTGTCGCCCGCTACCGCCGCGCGCCGGCTCTCCGCGCTGAAGCGCTATTACCGGTTTTTGCTCAAGGAAGGGCTGCGCGGCGATGATCCGGCGAAGACCCTGTCCGGCCCCAAAAAACCGCGGCCTTTGCCCAAAGTGTTGAGTGAAAGCGAGGTCGAGGCACTGTTTGACGCGGCGGAGCGCATGGAGGGGGCGGAGGGGCTGCGACTGCGCGCATTGCTGGAGTTGCTGTATGCGGGCGGCTTGCGCGTCAGCGAGCTTGTGACCTTGCCGCTGTCAGGCTTCGCCCGCTCTGAACGCTGCCTGATCGTCACAGGCAAAGGCGGCAAGGACCGCCTGATTCCCCTGACCGACGCCGCGCTGGAAGCTGTGGACGCCTACAAGGCGGTGCGGGCGGAGCATTTGCCCCATCCGAAAGCGCCGGCCTATGCAATAGCTGCGCGGTATCTGTTCCCGTCGCGCACCGCGCGGGGCGGGCATCTGACGCGCGAACGGTTCGCCCAACGTCTCAAAGAACTGACGATGGTCGCGGGTCTTGATCCCCAACGGGTCAGCCCGCACGTGATGCGCCATGCCTTCGCGACGCATCTTCTGGCCAATGGCGCGGATCTGCGCAGCGTTCAGACCTTGCTGGGACATGCCGATGTCTCAACGACCGAGATTTATACGCATGTGCTGGAGGCTCGCCTCAAGGCTCTGGTGCATGACGCACACCCGCTGAGCCATGATGAGACAGGCTCTGAGGGATGA
- a CDS encoding DUF2235 domain-containing protein, producing MKRLILCSDGTWQTISQQVPTNVAKLAFSLSAADTTTPERPIEQIVFYDSGVGTPFTQSDSNWFKRILSSLRKKRQGAFGGGLEEKIYDAYRFLSLNYCEGDEIWLFGFSRGAYTVRSLAGLIYNSGLLHRRNLGKLSEAYELYRSKALKPSSWKCREFRERNGFEPDIHFLGCWDTVGALGIPDLSDDHEINERLNEEYRFHDAQLNRKVLHARHACALDETRKAFPLTPMEASKDALNEIDPLRQVWFIGPHGGVGGGEAANTPLSDIALKWMADQAREQGLSIEYAVLDSRLDPDPLCPFKAPGGLLSALGDKVREAPPPSQEAVAYFHPSVWVRFDDEDAHYRPASMKDWVDVDRDALT from the coding sequence ATGAAACGACTGATCTTATGCTCTGACGGCACATGGCAAACCATCAGCCAGCAGGTGCCCACCAATGTGGCCAAGCTGGCGTTTTCATTAAGCGCTGCCGACACCACCACTCCTGAACGCCCGATCGAGCAGATCGTGTTTTACGATTCCGGCGTCGGCACGCCGTTCACCCAGAGCGATTCAAACTGGTTCAAACGCATCCTCAGTTCGCTGCGCAAGAAACGTCAGGGCGCGTTCGGCGGGGGGCTGGAAGAGAAGATTTATGACGCCTATCGCTTCTTGTCCTTAAACTATTGCGAGGGCGATGAAATCTGGCTGTTCGGGTTTTCACGCGGCGCCTATACCGTGCGCTCGCTGGCGGGGCTCATCTATAATTCGGGGCTTCTGCATCGGCGCAATCTGGGCAAGCTGTCTGAAGCCTATGAGCTTTATCGCTCCAAGGCCCTCAAGCCCTCATCCTGGAAGTGCCGAGAGTTTCGCGAACGCAACGGGTTTGAGCCCGACATTCATTTTCTGGGATGCTGGGACACGGTGGGCGCCTTGGGCATCCCCGACCTCTCTGACGATCATGAGATCAATGAACGCCTGAACGAGGAATACCGGTTTCACGACGCGCAACTGAACCGCAAAGTGCTTCACGCCCGTCATGCCTGCGCGCTGGATGAAACGCGAAAAGCCTTTCCTCTCACCCCGATGGAAGCCTCCAAAGACGCCCTGAACGAGATCGATCCCTTGCGGCAGGTCTGGTTTATCGGGCCGCATGGCGGTGTCGGGGGCGGTGAAGCGGCCAACACGCCCTTATCGGACATCGCCCTGAAATGGATGGCTGATCAGGCGCGCGAGCAAGGATTGTCAATTGAATACGCCGTCCTTGATTCCCGGCTGGACCCCGACCCGTTGTGTCCGTTCAAAGCGCCGGGCGGTCTCTTGAGCGCATTGGGCGACAAGGTGCGTGAAGCGCCGCCCCCCTCACAGGAGGCGGTGGCGTATTTCCATCCCAGCGTCTGGGTGCGCTTTGATGATGAAGACGCGCACTATCGTCCCGCATCCATGAAGGACTGGGTTGATGTGGATCGCGACGCTCTGACCTGA
- the grxC gene encoding glutaredoxin 3, whose translation MAVTLYTRPMCPYCVRAVSLLKKKGVSFEEIDAGFDVKKKKEMVDRANGARTFPQIFIGETHVGGCDEMMALERAGKLDDLLRTEGAL comes from the coding sequence ATGGCCGTCACCCTTTATACTCGCCCCATGTGCCCGTATTGCGTGCGCGCTGTTTCGCTTCTCAAAAAGAAAGGCGTCTCCTTTGAAGAGATTGACGCCGGCTTTGATGTGAAGAAGAAAAAGGAAATGGTGGACCGCGCCAACGGCGCCCGGACCTTCCCGCAAATTTTCATTGGGGAGACCCATGTGGGCGGTTGCGACGAGATGATGGCGCTGGAGCGCGCGGGCAAACTCGATGATCTGCTACGCACTGAAGGAGCGCTATGA
- a CDS encoding methyltransferase domain-containing protein, whose product MTPVTLISSKPAPQPEDGPPVLFDRRLLARRRDRAASEFTAYDFLHARAADDLLDRVESVSRDFETCLVLGGGGAVGRALKDRPQARRKINHLIETDLSPRMAGLSDQTAVCLDEEKLPVAPESVDLVLACLNLHWTNDLVGALIQINHALKPDGFFAGAILGGSTLTELRQCLKSVDETDPAPRRVSPFADTVDMAGLLSRSGFALPVSDVDRVKARYGNSFVLMRDLRAMGETNALVERPRTPATKSFFVKTAQTYSERFAEADGKVPATFEIIHFAGWAPHPDQPKPKRPGSAKVRLADALGVKEHSSGDSVG is encoded by the coding sequence ATGACCCCGGTAACGCTGATTTCATCCAAACCCGCCCCGCAGCCCGAAGACGGACCGCCTGTCCTGTTTGACCGGCGCTTGCTGGCCCGTCGCCGGGATCGCGCAGCCTCTGAATTTACAGCATACGACTTTTTGCACGCGCGCGCCGCCGATGATCTTCTGGACCGGGTGGAAAGCGTCAGCCGCGATTTTGAAACCTGCCTGGTCCTGGGCGGCGGCGGGGCTGTGGGCCGCGCCTTGAAGGACCGGCCCCAGGCACGTCGGAAGATCAACCATCTGATCGAGACCGACCTCTCCCCGCGCATGGCGGGACTGAGCGATCAGACGGCGGTCTGCCTGGATGAGGAAAAGTTGCCTGTCGCGCCTGAAAGCGTGGATCTGGTGCTAGCCTGTCTGAACCTGCACTGGACCAATGACCTGGTCGGCGCCCTGATCCAGATCAATCACGCGCTGAAGCCCGATGGCTTCTTTGCCGGCGCCATTCTGGGCGGGTCGACGCTGACCGAACTACGCCAATGCCTGAAAAGCGTCGATGAGACCGACCCCGCGCCACGCCGGGTTTCGCCCTTCGCGGATACGGTGGACATGGCGGGCTTGCTCAGCCGGTCCGGCTTCGCCCTGCCGGTGTCTGACGTGGACCGGGTGAAAGCGCGCTATGGCAATTCGTTCGTGCTAATGCGCGATCTGCGCGCCATGGGCGAAACCAATGCCCTGGTTGAGCGCCCGCGCACGCCCGCCACCAAAAGCTTTTTTGTGAAAACCGCGCAGACCTATTCCGAGCGCTTTGCGGAAGCGGACGGCAAGGTGCCTGCGACGTTCGAGATCATCCATTTCGCCGGCTGGGCGCCACATCCCGACCAGCCCAAACCCAAACGCCCCGGCTCAGCGAAAGTGCGACTGGCTGACGCCCTGGGGGTCAAGGAACACTCATCAGGCGATAGTGTAGGCTAG
- a CDS encoding peptidylprolyl isomerase — protein MTVNQARRLHVAAALITIAFLSGCNPPEAEESSPSSAMSSQGGLRFMAERDAQRSQIAARVGGTVITVDDVRREAAALGLSEAPQALRPSDQAFRDTLSDLIDQRLLALEAVARDIQDEEEARLRLAAAEERILGNILVENAIASAVSDEAVQQVYEEQSRLAPRTEEIRARHILVETREEADEVARLLAEGGDFGQLAAQVSRDLATRFSGGDLGYFTRSGILTGFAQVAFDTGEGEVSAPFETEYGWHVLQVMDRRLQPRESLDDVRPNIIRFLTLQGIDDLLEVLRERYPVTRVAGQAPSALRTTEPAVVTPEAIDAP, from the coding sequence TTGACTGTCAATCAAGCCCGCCGACTGCATGTAGCAGCCGCGCTCATCACAATCGCGTTTCTTTCGGGCTGTAACCCGCCAGAGGCTGAAGAATCATCGCCCTCCAGCGCCATGTCGTCACAGGGCGGACTGCGCTTCATGGCGGAGCGCGACGCGCAGCGATCCCAGATCGCCGCGCGCGTGGGCGGTACTGTCATCACCGTTGATGATGTGCGGCGAGAAGCGGCCGCTCTGGGGTTGAGCGAGGCGCCGCAAGCGCTGCGCCCTTCTGACCAGGCGTTCCGCGATACGCTCTCTGACCTCATCGACCAGCGTCTTCTGGCGCTGGAAGCGGTGGCGCGCGACATTCAGGACGAGGAGGAAGCCCGTCTCCGGCTCGCTGCTGCTGAGGAGCGCATCCTGGGCAATATCCTGGTGGAGAACGCCATTGCGTCGGCGGTCAGCGACGAAGCGGTTCAGCAGGTTTATGAGGAGCAGAGCCGTCTCGCCCCACGCACCGAAGAGATCCGGGCGCGCCATATCCTGGTGGAGACCCGTGAAGAAGCGGACGAGGTTGCGCGTCTGTTGGCTGAAGGCGGTGATTTCGGGCAGTTGGCCGCTCAGGTCAGCCGGGATCTCGCCACGCGCTTCAGCGGGGGTGACCTAGGCTATTTCACCCGGTCGGGCATTCTCACCGGCTTCGCCCAAGTGGCGTTCGACACCGGCGAGGGCGAGGTCAGCGCTCCGTTCGAGACCGAATATGGCTGGCATGTGTTGCAGGTGATGGACCGCCGTCTCCAGCCGCGTGAAAGCCTGGACGACGTGCGGCCCAACATCATCCGGTTCCTGACCTTGCAGGGGATTGACGATCTGCTGGAGGTGTTGCGCGAGCGCTATCCTGTGACCCGTGTCGCGGGGCAGGCGCCGAGCGCGCTCCGCACGACGGAGCCTGCTGTGGTCACGCCTGAGGCGATTGATGCGCCCTAG
- a CDS encoding shikimate kinase: MTNSENPLVLTRHLALVGLMGVGKTTIGRRLARRLDVEFRDADEEVERAAGRSVSEIFADFGEPAFRDGERKVIGRLLEEPDPLIIGLGGGAFIQEDTRALVKDKAISIWLKADIDVLIERVGRKPGARPLLSQGDPAEIMARLERERSPLYAEADIVVDTSVGSHEQSADQVMDALRTYQEGVRG, from the coding sequence ATGACAAATTCTGAAAACCCGCTCGTGCTGACCCGGCATCTGGCGCTGGTCGGCCTGATGGGCGTCGGCAAAACAACGATTGGACGCAGGCTCGCCCGGCGGCTGGACGTCGAGTTTCGCGACGCTGACGAAGAAGTCGAGCGCGCCGCGGGCCGTAGCGTCAGCGAGATTTTCGCCGATTTCGGCGAACCGGCCTTCCGCGATGGTGAGCGCAAGGTGATTGGCCGTCTGCTGGAAGAGCCAGACCCACTAATCATCGGGCTGGGCGGCGGCGCCTTCATCCAGGAGGACACGCGGGCGCTGGTGAAAGACAAAGCCATCTCCATATGGCTCAAAGCCGATATCGACGTGCTGATCGAGCGGGTGGGCCGCAAGCCCGGCGCACGCCCTTTATTGTCACAAGGCGATCCCGCCGAGATCATGGCCCGGCTTGAACGCGAACGCTCTCCCCTCTACGCCGAGGCGGACATTGTGGTGGACACCTCGGTCGGCAGCCATGAACAATCGGCCGACCAGGTGATGGACGCCCTCAGGACTTATCAGGAAGGAGTGCGCGGATGA
- a CDS encoding Flp family type IVb pilin, which yields MDAARSVSRVSDAARRQAACGGIARQAGRCARRLIRDERGATAIEYGLIVGLLGVVVITAVSLLGDQLWQLLQMVSTTISTASGGSGGEG from the coding sequence CTGGACGCGGCCCGATCAGTTTCGCGAGTATCCGATGCCGCCCGCCGACAAGCCGCTTGCGGCGGAATTGCGCGACAGGCTGGTCGGTGCGCGCGTCGGCTGATCCGCGATGAGCGGGGCGCGACGGCCATTGAATATGGCTTGATCGTCGGCCTTTTGGGCGTTGTGGTGATCACCGCGGTTTCGCTTCTGGGCGATCAGCTGTGGCAGCTTCTGCAAATGGTCAGCACGACGATCAGCACAGCCTCAGGCGGTTCTGGCGGCGAGGGCTGA